In the genome of Loxodonta africana isolate mLoxAfr1 chromosome 16, mLoxAfr1.hap2, whole genome shotgun sequence, one region contains:
- the CNNM2 gene encoding metal transporter CNNM2 isoform X5 — MIGCGACEPEVNMAGGQAAAALPTWKMAARRSLSARGRGVLQAAAGRLLPLLLLSCCCGGGGCAAASENEETVIIGLRLEDTNDVSFMEGGALRVSERTRVKLRVYGQNINNETWSRIAFTEHERRRHSPGERGLGGPAPPEPDSGPQRCGIRTSDIIILPHIILNRRTSGIIEIEIKPLRKMEKSKSYYLCTSLSTPALGAGGPGSAGGTVGGKGGSGVAGLPPPPWAETTWIYHDGEDTKMIVGEEKKFLLPFWLQVIFISLLLCLSGMFSGLNLGLMALDPMELRIVQNCGTEKEKNYAKRIEPVRRQGNYLLCSLLLGNVLVNTTLTILLDDIAGSGLVAVVVSTIGIVIFGEIVPQAICSRHGLAVGANTIFLTKFFMMMTFPASYPVSKLLDCVLGQEIGTVYNREKLLEMLRVTDPYNDLVKEELNIIQGALELRTKTVEDVMTPLRDCFMITGEAILDFNTMSEIMESGYTRIPVFEGERSNIVDLLFVKDLAFVDPDDCTPLKTITKFYNHPLHFVFNDTKLDAMLEEFKKESSTDVTTSLGTEITNS; from the coding sequence ATGATTGGCTGTGGTGCTTGTGAACCCGAAGTAAACATGGCGGGCGGGCAGGCAGCCGCCGCACTGCCCACTTGGAAGATGGCGGCGCGCCGCAGCCTCAGCGCCCGCGGCCGGGGGGTCCTGCAGGCAGCGGCGGGGCggctgctgccgctgctgctgctgagCTGCTGCTGCGGCGGGGGTGGCTGCGCCGCGGCGAGCGAGAACGAGGAGACAGTGATCATCGGGCTGAGGCTGGAGGACACGAACGACGTGTCGTTCATGGAAGGGGGGGCGCTGCGGGTGAGCGAGCGGACCCGGGTCAAGCTGCGGGTGTACGGGCAGAACATCAACAACGAGACGTGGTCCCGCATCGCCTTCACCGAGCACGAGCGGCGGCGCCACAGCCCCGGCGAGCGCGGGCTGGGTGGCCCCGCGCCGCCAGAGCCGGACAGCGGCCCCCAGCGCTGCGGCATCCGCACCTCAGACATCATCATCTTGCCCCACATCATCCTCAACCGCCGCACCTCGGGCATTATCGAGATCGAGATCAAACCGCTGCGCAAAATGGAGAAGAGCAAGTCCTATTACCTGTGCACGTCGCTCTCCACGCCGGCCCTGGGCGCCGGCGGCCCGGGGTCAGCGGGGGGCACCGTCGGGGGCAAGGGCGGCTCCGGGGTGGCCGGGCTCCCACCACCCCCGTGGGCTGAGACCACGTGGATTTACCACGACGGCGAGGACACGAAGATGATCGTGGGCGAGGAGAAGAAGTTTCTGCTGCCCTTCTGGCTGCAGGTGATCTTCATCTCGCTTTTGCTGTGCCTGTCTGGCATGTTCAGCGGCCTCAACCTGGGGCTCATGGCACTGGACCCGATGGAGCTGCGCATCGTGCAGAACTGCGGTACCGAGAAGGAGAAGAATTACGCTAAGCGCATCGAGCCCGTGCGCAGGCAGGGCAACTACCTGCTGTGCTCGCTGCTGCTGGGCAACGTGCTGGTCAACACCACGCTTACCATCCTGCTCGACGACATCGCGGGCTCCGGCCTCGTGGCGGTGGTGGTCTCCACCATCGGCATCGTCATCTTCGGGGAGATAGTGCCCCAGGCCATCTGCTCCCGGCACGGCCTGGCCGTAGGTGCCAACACCATCTTCCTCACCAAATTTTTCATGATGATGACCTTTCCTGCTTCTTACCCGGTCAGCAAGCTGCTGGACTGCGTCCTGGGTCAGGAGATAGGCACTGTCTATAACCGGGAAAAACTGCTGGAGATGCTCCGGGTTACCGATCCTTACAACGACCTCGTCAAAGAGGAGCTGAACATCATCCAAGGGGCGCTGGAGCTCCGCACCAAGACGGTGGAGGACGTGATGACTCCGCTCCGGGACTGCTTCATGATCACGGGCGAGGCCATCCTGGACTTCAACACGATGTCGGAGATCATGGAGAGCGGCTACACTCGCATTCCAGTATTTGAGGGGGAGCGCTCCAACATCGTGGACCTCCTCTTTGTCAAAGACTTGGCCTTTGTGGACCCAGATGACTGTACTCCCCTGAAAACCATCACCAAATTTTATAACCACCCCTTGCACTTCGTTTTCAACGACACCAAGTTGGACGCTATGCTGGAAGAATTTAAGAAAG
- the CNNM2 gene encoding metal transporter CNNM2 isoform X4, whose translation MIGCGACEPEVNMAGGQAAAALPTWKMAARRSLSARGRGVLQAAAGRLLPLLLLSCCCGGGGCAAASENEETVIIGLRLEDTNDVSFMEGGALRVSERTRVKLRVYGQNINNETWSRIAFTEHERRRHSPGERGLGGPAPPEPDSGPQRCGIRTSDIIILPHIILNRRTSGIIEIEIKPLRKMEKSKSYYLCTSLSTPALGAGGPGSAGGTVGGKGGSGVAGLPPPPWAETTWIYHDGEDTKMIVGEEKKFLLPFWLQVIFISLLLCLSGMFSGLNLGLMALDPMELRIVQNCGTEKEKNYAKRIEPVRRQGNYLLCSLLLGNVLVNTTLTILLDDIAGSGLVAVVVSTIGIVIFGEIVPQAICSRHGLAVGANTIFLTKFFMMMTFPASYPVSKLLDCVLGQEIGTVYNREKLLEMLRVTDPYNDLVKEELNIIQGALELRTKTVEDVMTPLRDCFMITGEAILDFNTMSEIMESGYTRIPVFEGERSNIVDLLFVKDLAFVDPDDCTPLKTITKFYNHPLHFVFNDTKLDAMLEEFKKDRHLWAPYYGRRNMLDAVSNKKVDKMPLLLARRIR comes from the coding sequence ATGATTGGCTGTGGTGCTTGTGAACCCGAAGTAAACATGGCGGGCGGGCAGGCAGCCGCCGCACTGCCCACTTGGAAGATGGCGGCGCGCCGCAGCCTCAGCGCCCGCGGCCGGGGGGTCCTGCAGGCAGCGGCGGGGCggctgctgccgctgctgctgctgagCTGCTGCTGCGGCGGGGGTGGCTGCGCCGCGGCGAGCGAGAACGAGGAGACAGTGATCATCGGGCTGAGGCTGGAGGACACGAACGACGTGTCGTTCATGGAAGGGGGGGCGCTGCGGGTGAGCGAGCGGACCCGGGTCAAGCTGCGGGTGTACGGGCAGAACATCAACAACGAGACGTGGTCCCGCATCGCCTTCACCGAGCACGAGCGGCGGCGCCACAGCCCCGGCGAGCGCGGGCTGGGTGGCCCCGCGCCGCCAGAGCCGGACAGCGGCCCCCAGCGCTGCGGCATCCGCACCTCAGACATCATCATCTTGCCCCACATCATCCTCAACCGCCGCACCTCGGGCATTATCGAGATCGAGATCAAACCGCTGCGCAAAATGGAGAAGAGCAAGTCCTATTACCTGTGCACGTCGCTCTCCACGCCGGCCCTGGGCGCCGGCGGCCCGGGGTCAGCGGGGGGCACCGTCGGGGGCAAGGGCGGCTCCGGGGTGGCCGGGCTCCCACCACCCCCGTGGGCTGAGACCACGTGGATTTACCACGACGGCGAGGACACGAAGATGATCGTGGGCGAGGAGAAGAAGTTTCTGCTGCCCTTCTGGCTGCAGGTGATCTTCATCTCGCTTTTGCTGTGCCTGTCTGGCATGTTCAGCGGCCTCAACCTGGGGCTCATGGCACTGGACCCGATGGAGCTGCGCATCGTGCAGAACTGCGGTACCGAGAAGGAGAAGAATTACGCTAAGCGCATCGAGCCCGTGCGCAGGCAGGGCAACTACCTGCTGTGCTCGCTGCTGCTGGGCAACGTGCTGGTCAACACCACGCTTACCATCCTGCTCGACGACATCGCGGGCTCCGGCCTCGTGGCGGTGGTGGTCTCCACCATCGGCATCGTCATCTTCGGGGAGATAGTGCCCCAGGCCATCTGCTCCCGGCACGGCCTGGCCGTAGGTGCCAACACCATCTTCCTCACCAAATTTTTCATGATGATGACCTTTCCTGCTTCTTACCCGGTCAGCAAGCTGCTGGACTGCGTCCTGGGTCAGGAGATAGGCACTGTCTATAACCGGGAAAAACTGCTGGAGATGCTCCGGGTTACCGATCCTTACAACGACCTCGTCAAAGAGGAGCTGAACATCATCCAAGGGGCGCTGGAGCTCCGCACCAAGACGGTGGAGGACGTGATGACTCCGCTCCGGGACTGCTTCATGATCACGGGCGAGGCCATCCTGGACTTCAACACGATGTCGGAGATCATGGAGAGCGGCTACACTCGCATTCCAGTATTTGAGGGGGAGCGCTCCAACATCGTGGACCTCCTCTTTGTCAAAGACTTGGCCTTTGTGGACCCAGATGACTGTACTCCCCTGAAAACCATCACCAAATTTTATAACCACCCCTTGCACTTCGTTTTCAACGACACCAAGTTGGACGCTATGCTGGAAGAATTTAAGAAAG
- the CNNM2 gene encoding metal transporter CNNM2 isoform X6, whose product MIGCGACEPEVNMAGGQAAAALPTWKMAARRSLSARGRGVLQAAAGRLLPLLLLSCCCGGGGCAAASENEETVIIGLRLEDTNDVSFMEGGALRVSERTRVKLRVYGQNINNETWSRIAFTEHERRRHSPGERGLGGPAPPEPDSGPQRCGIRTSDIIILPHIILNRRTSGIIEIEIKPLRKMEKSKSYYLCTSLSTPALGAGGPGSAGGTVGGKGGSGVAGLPPPPWAETTWIYHDGEDTKMIVGEEKKFLLPFWLQVIFISLLLCLSGMFSGLNLGLMALDPMELRIVQNCGTEKEKNYAKRIEPVRRQGNYLLCSLLLGNVLVNTTLTILLDDIAGSGLVAVVVSTIGIVIFGEIVPQAICSRHGLAVGANTIFLTKFFMMMTFPASYPVSKLLDCVLGQEIGTVYNREKLLEMLRVTDPYNDLVKEELNIIQGALELRTKTVEDVMTPLRDCFMITGEAILDFNTMSEIMESGYTRIPVFEGERSNIVDLLFVKDLAFVDPDDCTPLKTITKFYNHPLHFVFNDTKLDAMLEEFKKGKLNADLFSLTSHHI is encoded by the coding sequence ATGATTGGCTGTGGTGCTTGTGAACCCGAAGTAAACATGGCGGGCGGGCAGGCAGCCGCCGCACTGCCCACTTGGAAGATGGCGGCGCGCCGCAGCCTCAGCGCCCGCGGCCGGGGGGTCCTGCAGGCAGCGGCGGGGCggctgctgccgctgctgctgctgagCTGCTGCTGCGGCGGGGGTGGCTGCGCCGCGGCGAGCGAGAACGAGGAGACAGTGATCATCGGGCTGAGGCTGGAGGACACGAACGACGTGTCGTTCATGGAAGGGGGGGCGCTGCGGGTGAGCGAGCGGACCCGGGTCAAGCTGCGGGTGTACGGGCAGAACATCAACAACGAGACGTGGTCCCGCATCGCCTTCACCGAGCACGAGCGGCGGCGCCACAGCCCCGGCGAGCGCGGGCTGGGTGGCCCCGCGCCGCCAGAGCCGGACAGCGGCCCCCAGCGCTGCGGCATCCGCACCTCAGACATCATCATCTTGCCCCACATCATCCTCAACCGCCGCACCTCGGGCATTATCGAGATCGAGATCAAACCGCTGCGCAAAATGGAGAAGAGCAAGTCCTATTACCTGTGCACGTCGCTCTCCACGCCGGCCCTGGGCGCCGGCGGCCCGGGGTCAGCGGGGGGCACCGTCGGGGGCAAGGGCGGCTCCGGGGTGGCCGGGCTCCCACCACCCCCGTGGGCTGAGACCACGTGGATTTACCACGACGGCGAGGACACGAAGATGATCGTGGGCGAGGAGAAGAAGTTTCTGCTGCCCTTCTGGCTGCAGGTGATCTTCATCTCGCTTTTGCTGTGCCTGTCTGGCATGTTCAGCGGCCTCAACCTGGGGCTCATGGCACTGGACCCGATGGAGCTGCGCATCGTGCAGAACTGCGGTACCGAGAAGGAGAAGAATTACGCTAAGCGCATCGAGCCCGTGCGCAGGCAGGGCAACTACCTGCTGTGCTCGCTGCTGCTGGGCAACGTGCTGGTCAACACCACGCTTACCATCCTGCTCGACGACATCGCGGGCTCCGGCCTCGTGGCGGTGGTGGTCTCCACCATCGGCATCGTCATCTTCGGGGAGATAGTGCCCCAGGCCATCTGCTCCCGGCACGGCCTGGCCGTAGGTGCCAACACCATCTTCCTCACCAAATTTTTCATGATGATGACCTTTCCTGCTTCTTACCCGGTCAGCAAGCTGCTGGACTGCGTCCTGGGTCAGGAGATAGGCACTGTCTATAACCGGGAAAAACTGCTGGAGATGCTCCGGGTTACCGATCCTTACAACGACCTCGTCAAAGAGGAGCTGAACATCATCCAAGGGGCGCTGGAGCTCCGCACCAAGACGGTGGAGGACGTGATGACTCCGCTCCGGGACTGCTTCATGATCACGGGCGAGGCCATCCTGGACTTCAACACGATGTCGGAGATCATGGAGAGCGGCTACACTCGCATTCCAGTATTTGAGGGGGAGCGCTCCAACATCGTGGACCTCCTCTTTGTCAAAGACTTGGCCTTTGTGGACCCAGATGACTGTACTCCCCTGAAAACCATCACCAAATTTTATAACCACCCCTTGCACTTCGTTTTCAACGACACCAAGTTGGACGCTATGCTGGAAGAATTTAAGAAAG